A window of the Tiliqua scincoides isolate rTilSci1 chromosome 5, rTilSci1.hap2, whole genome shotgun sequence genome harbors these coding sequences:
- the LOC136652599 gene encoding olfactory receptor 6F1-like — protein sequence MEKDRWENKSMITEIILLGFGNLQGLQIPLFLAFLLSYIVTMAGNLTIVSLVASDRQLQTPMYFFLGNLSCLEACYSSTVLPRTLASIFRGDNTITFTGCLIQLYCFGFLATAECYLLAAMAYDRYVAICKPLHYATLMDATTTIQLAAGSWLCPVFVLIILILLLSGLTFCGPNEIDHFFCDVAPLVSLSCTDTGWVTLIFFILASLNILPPFLLTLASYGFIIFTILRIPSTKGRHKAFSTCSSHLTVVTLFYGTLIMVYVLPKTDSLRALNKIFSVFYAVLTPLVNPVIYSLRNKEMKESLRKTLYKMKNIYGFRDLV from the coding sequence ATGGAGAAAGACAGATGGGAAAACAAATCGATGATTACGGAAATCATCCTGCTGGGATTTGGCAATCTTCAAGGCCTGCAGATTCCTCTCTTTCTGGCATTTCTGCTCAGCTACATTGTGACAATGGCTGGGAATCTTACCATTGTTTCTTTGGTTGCGAGTGACAGACAACTCcaaactcccatgtacttcttcttggGGAACTTATCCTGCCTGGAGGCGTGCTACAGCTCAACTGTTCTCCCCAGGACGCTGGCCAGTATCTTCAGAGGGGACAACACTATAACGTTCACTGGATGCCTTATACAATTGTACTGCTTTGGTTTCTTGGCAACTGCAGAATGCTACCTCTTGGCAGCGATGGCTTATGATCGGTACGTAGCTATATGCAAACCACTGCATTATGCAACCCTTATGGATGCCACAACTACCATCCAGCTGGCAGCTGGTTCTTGGTTATGTCCTGTCTTTGTTCTAATTATACTCATATTGTTACTCTCAGGATTGactttctgtggccccaatgaaATCGATCACTTCTTCTGCGATGTCGCCCCATTGGTTAGTCTCTCCTGTACAGACACTGGATGGGTCACTCTCATATTCTTCATACTGGCCTCCCTAAATATCCTCCCTCCATTTCTATTGACCTTGGCATCATACGGTTTCATTATTTTCACCATCCTGAGGATCCCGTCCACCAAGGGGAGACATAAAgccttttccacctgctcctctcaCCTTACCGTGGTGACACTTTTCTATGGGACACTAATCATGGTATATGTTTTACCCAAGACTGACAGCCTGAGAGCTCTAAACAAGATATTCTCGGTTTTCTATGCTGTCTTGACTCCTTTGGTAAATCCTGTCATAtatagcttgagaaacaaagaGATGAAGGAGTCCCTCAGAAAAACACTTTATAAAATGAAGAATATATATGGCTTTAGGGATTTAGTGTAA
- the LOC136652600 gene encoding olfactory receptor 10A7-like, producing the protein MNVTGIAEFVLLGVSNHPDLQVMLFIVFLLVYIIIIVGNMLIFIMIIVDPLLHTPMYFFLKVLSFLDICYSSVTLPKMLVDFLSEDKTISYTSCATQMFFLLFLGASECFLLAVMAYDRYVAICKPLRYMAIMNKKVCFSLTLLSWFLGNVVSLLQTAWVFTLPFCGSNQINYFFCDIPPLIKLSCIDTSLYEVQLFTATVLVIFAPFSLIFVSYFLIIANILKMTSAEGRQKAFSTCSSHLMVVTLYYGSGSLIYLRPKSIHSQDSGKVLALMYTTITPMLNPIIYSLRNKEVNSAIKRRTSRALSRKPFFHRT; encoded by the coding sequence ATGAACGTTACAGGAATCGCTGAATTTGTCCTCTTGGGTGTAAGCAACCATCCTGATCTCCAAGTCATGCTGTTCATTGTGTTCCTGCTGgtttacatcatcatcatcgtaGGGAACATGCTCATTTTTATCATGATTATAGTGGACCCCTTGCTTCACACCCCAATGTACTTCTTTCTCAAGGTTCTGTCCTTCCTGGATATCTGCTATTCTTCAGTTACGCTCCCCAAAATGCTTGTAGATTTCTTGTCTGAGGACAAGACAATTTCCTACACAAGCTGTGCTACCCAAATGTTCTTCCTGCTTTTCCTAGGTGCGTCCGAATGCTTCCTCCTGGCCGTCATGGCCTATGACCGCTACGTGGCCATCTGCAAACCACTGAGATACATGGCCATCATGAACAAGAAAGTGTGCTTTTCACTGACACTGTTGTCATGGTTTCTTGGAAATGTGGTATCCCTCCTGCAGACGGCTTGGGTGTTCACTTTACCATTCTGTGGATCCaatcaaattaattattttttctgtgATATTCCACCACTAATTAAGCTTTCTTGCATTGACACCTCCTTGTATGAGGTGCAGCTCTTTACAGCAACTGTCTTGGTTATCTTTGCCCCATTTTCCCTCATCTTTGTGTCCTATTTTCTGATTATTGCCAATATCCTAAAGATGACGTCAGCTGAGGGCCGTCAaaaagccttctccacctgctcTTCGCATCTCATGGTGGTGACGTTGTACTATGGGAGTGGAAGTTTGATTTATCTGAGGCCAAAGTCAATTCATTCCCAGGACAGTGGCAAAGTGTTGGCCCTGATGTACACCACTATCACACCCATGTTGAATCCAATTATCTACAGTCTCAGGAACAAGGAGGTCAATAGTGCAATTAAGAGAAGGACAAGCAGAGCACTGAGCAGAAAACCTTTTTTCCACAGGACGTAG
- the LOC136652601 gene encoding olfactory receptor 2AP1-like — MEKKAWENQTVVTEFILLGFGNIPHLQVLLFLIVLMIYMVTMVGNLLIVALVVIDPHLHTPMYYFLGNLSCLETCYSSTILPRMLASFVTGNQSISFTGCFVQMYFFGSLAATECFLLSAMSYDRYLAICKPLHYTTLMKTRDYFRLVAGSWISGFLGNTILFPLLQLTFCGLNKIDHFFCDFNPLLKLACSDTRQIVVLAFVIACIFTLPPFLLTVTSYACIITTILRIPSSLGRQKAFSTCSSHLIVVTIFYGTLMIVYMLPDTPTLSDLNKVFSAFYTVLTPMANPLIYSLRNKEVKQALKKIQDKVIPARFVH, encoded by the coding sequence ATGGAAAAGAAAGCGTGGGAAAACCAGACAGTGGTTACAGAATTCATACTCTTGGGATTTGGAAATATCCCCCATCTGCAGGTCCTGCTGTTCCTGATAGTCCTGATGATCTACATGGTGACCATGGTTGGGAACCTCCTCATTGTTGCACTTGTTGTGATAGATCCACACCTGCACACACCCATGTATTATTTCCTAGGGAACTTGTCCTGCTTGGAGACCTGCTACAGCTCAACCATCCTCCCCAGGATGCTGGCCAGCTTTGTGACTGGAAACCAATCCATTTCTTTCACTGGCTGCTTTGTGCAGATGTACTTCTTTGGTTCACTGGCTGCTACAGAGTGTTTCCTCTTATCTGCCATGTCATATGATCGCTATTTGGCCATATGCAAACCACTGCATTACACAACTCTTATGAAGACCAGGGATTACTTCCGTTTAGTGGCAGGGTCCTGGATCAGTGGGTTTCTGGGGAATACCATTCTGTTTCCCCTGCTGCAGCTAACATTCTGTGGACTCAACAAAATTGATCATTTCTTTTGTGACTTCAATCCCTTACTAAAATTAGCTTGCAGCGACACTCGTCAAATCGTCGTCTTAGCATTTGTCATCGCTTGCATCTTCACGCTACCCCCTTTTCTCTTAACGGTGACCTCTTATGCTTGTATCATTACCACCATCCTGAGAATCCCATCTTCCCTAGGGAGGCAGAAGGCTTTCTCCACCTGCTCCTCCCATCTCATTGTGGTGACTATTTTTTATGGGACTTTGATGATCGTCTACATGCTGCCTGACACTCCGACATTGAGTGACTTGAACAAAGTCTTTTCCGCTTTTTACACCGTCTTGACTCCAATGGCCAATCCCCTGATATACAGCCTGCGGAATAAAGAGGTGAAACAGGCTTTGAAGAAAATACAAGACAAAGTAATCCCAGCTAGATTTGTACACTAA
- the LOC136652603 gene encoding olfactory receptor 10A5-like, protein MRGNWSTVNTFVLLGFSDPSGLEGLFFSIFLTIYCLTLTGNLLIIIITLANQALHSPMYFFLRNLSCLEICCTSFIIPKMLENLLLKDKTISFTGCALQMSVFLITGATECFLLAAMAYDRYVAICQPLHYALIMSKRVCSGLVAASWLAGIPVQLGQTFVVFSSHFCGSNEINHFFCDFPAMVQLVCEDTSINEELALVEVAFLGFIPFALIFLSYMCISSTILKIPSVEGRRKAFSTCSSHLMVVMLFYGSGITVYLKPKTKHFEDTDKLLSLFYTILPPLLNPLIYSLRNREVHVALKKVFSPHCSLT, encoded by the coding sequence ATGAGAGGAAATTGGAGCACCGTGAACACCTTTGTGCTGTTGGGATTCTCTGACCCTTCTGGTCTGGAGGGCTTGTTCTTCTCCATTTTCCTAACCATCTATTGTTTGACCCTCACTGGAAACCTCCTCATAATTATTATCACGCTAGCCAACCAGGCACTCCACAGTCCCATGTATTTCTTTCTCAGGAACTTGTCCTGTCTGGAGATCTGCTGCACCTCATTCATAATCCCAAAGATGCTTGAAAACCTCCTGTTAAAGGATAAAACCATTTCATTCACTGGTTGTGCTTTGCAAATGAGTGTCTTCCTCATCACAGGTGCAACAGAGTGCTTTCTCTTGGCAGCTATGGCATACGACCGCTACGTTGCCATTTGCCAACCCCTGCATTATGCACTCATCATGAGCAAAAGAGTGTGCTCTGGGCTGGTAGCAGCCTCGTGGCTAGCCGGAATTCCAGTACAACTTGGCCAGACTTTCGTGGTATTTTCCTCTCATTTCTGCGGTTCTAATGAAATCAACCACTTCTTCTGTGACTTCCCTGCCATGGTCCAACTGGTCTGTGAAGACACCTCTATAAATGAGGAGCTAGCCCTGGTGGAGGTGGCATTCCTTGGGTTCATCCCCTTTGCACTGATCTTCTTGTCATATATGTGCATTTCCTCCACCATTCTGAAGATACCATCTGTGGAAGGAAGGCGCAAGGCCTTCTCAACATGCTCTTCGCATCTCATGGTGGTGATGTTGTTCTATGGCTCTGGAATAACAGTGTATCTGAAACCCAAGACAAAACATTTTGAGGACACCGACAAACTTCTTTCACTCTTCTACACCATCCTGCCACCATTGTTAAATCCTCTTATTTACAGTCTGAGGAACAGGGAAGTCCATGTTGCCCTCAAAAAAGTATTTTCTCCTCATTGCTCTCTGACATGA
- the LOC136652604 gene encoding olfactory receptor 2AP1-like: protein MLGNETIPKFILLGFRELPEFQILLFLLFVIVYTVTLTGNILILAVVVFDRHLRTPMYFFLGNLSFLEACYSSNIFPRMLLALLTGDGTISYSHCIMQWYLFGSLEATECCLLCVMSYDRYLAICRPLHYGTIMSTWTCIQLATASWINGFVGFSVLLTLMLQLRFCGPSEMDHYFCDYFPLLKLSCSDTSILEIMSYVVAVIFTLPPFLLTLTSYIYIIAAILKIPSTTGRQKAFSTCSSHLVVVSIFYGSLMIVYMLPKNEVTHDVQKFSSLLYTLLPPLANPFIYSLRNKEVKEALRNNIGRLMSY from the coding sequence ATGTTGGGAAATGAGACGATTCCAAAATTCATCCTCCTGGGATTTAGGGAATTACCCGAATTCCAGATACTCCTCTTCCTATTGTTTGTCATCGTCTACACTGTGACCCTAACAGGAAACATTCTCATTCTGGCTGTAGTGGTCTTTGATCGCCACCTTCGcacacccatgtacttcttcctgggcaACCTCTCCTTCTTAGAGGCTTGCTACAGCTCCAATATATTTCCAAGGATGCTTTTGGCTCTCCTGACTGGGGATGGAACCATCTCTTACAgccactgcatcatgcagtggtATCTCTTTGGTTCTTTGGAAGCTACCGAGTGCTGTTTACTCTGTGTGATGTCTTATGACAGGTATCTCGCCATCTGTAGACCACTACATTATGGGACAATCATGAGCACCTGGACTTGTATCCAGTTAGCAACTGCATCCTGGATCAATGGATTTGTGGGATTTTCTGTATTACTCACCTTGATGCTGCAGTTAAGATTTTGTGGCCCCAGTGAGATGGACCATTACTTCTGTGATTACTTCCCACTGCTAAAACTCTCTTGTAGTGACACTAGCATTTTGGAAATTATGAGTTATGTAGTAGCTGTTATATTCacacttcctccttttcttctgaCTCTGACATCCTATATATACATTATAGCGGCCATCTTGAAAATCCCCTCCACTACTGGCAGGCAAAAGGCCTTTTCCACTTGTTCCTCTCATTTGGTGGTGGTTTCCATTTTCTACGGGTCTCTAATGATTGTGTATATGTTACCAAAGAATGAAGTTACCCATGATGTGCAGAAATTTTCCTctctcctatacacacttttgcCTCCTCTGGCGAATCCCTTTatatacagtctgagaaacaagGAGGTCAAAGAGGCCCTGAGAAATAATATTGGGAGGCTTATGTCATACTAA